Proteins from a genomic interval of Lolium perenne isolate Kyuss_39 chromosome 1, Kyuss_2.0, whole genome shotgun sequence:
- the LOC127327639 gene encoding uncharacterized protein: MDPAEILSVRFHFGGEFVHIGKELDYVGGDEEISEIERKKMSLREVIGFLKDHMEVKDSVKLYFLLPGKDLVNGLVFLYDDAGCVNMSEQITDGRVADIYVEYHAEQDMVSISSGSDFEDEIVSLGDNDESEVPEVITAEDEVAETITVDVDENVPVVDVDQIEPEAMVDNVLVLDDNGVITQVMTSPGKRIRGRTIVLESSQVMAGSAQVINPSHHSQVPNTVVCQDFVPRDAGSSEERGEDYSESEEDSDYVAHSDDSGEESEVLDMRKKAKQFKRKMRASHIWVEGKNATGAVPIDLVANVEEVLEDINKEAEFESSGEDYSYDEEEDGNLVRRKSRYPKFDPESEVPHFCLSMVFRSKNQLVNAVKRYGLVTKRSLSFKKSEVDRVRVKCDWPNCPWLLYAAKTTRCSRFQIITFDDEHHCAQNRDNHLVTAKVIAKKYEHFILANPTWKIESMKSTVLQDFFADVSTSKCKAAKKIIMDKLLCGMKGEYSKVFDYQLELLRSNPGTTVAICLDPTIMEQNIFQSFYVCFNALKLGFKAGCRKVIGLDGCFFKGACQGELLCAIARDANNQMYPLAWAVVEQETSDTWEWFLGLLIKDLDINDSGAGWVFISDKQKGLLKSMQTYLPKAEHRMCARHIYANWRKKYRHHEFQKMFWAIAKSCNREDFMYNKAKLAQKTPDGAKDIMKTDPKHWARSFFEVGVKCESVDNNLCESFNHAIIDARFYPIVSMLERIRVKALVRIQEQREKGAKMQGTICPAIFKKLKVSIKMMQFLEVMWNGKDGFEVRHLKGRQIRYTVNLQQRYCSCGYFQLSGLPCCHAITAIYKCGKTIDEFIDNCYSIEVFNKIYEHCLEPVEGEEKWPVSSKPRPQAPGYVRMPGRPKKNDRRREEGEAPKGKKMSKAGIIMTCSFCGVNGHNKSGCGKNPERGKKKNAHLAKSGKKIKTTEQAQTDAGKVAGNSTQATSGICTQAAGSFAENAPNASTNKFKPPRPAAPTVPTRTSPRKAPSSTTRAPTVPTRKSPRREAQSAVASSSNPQGATAARRGKKRLLSGKLKEYLTASGNY, from the exons atGGATCCTGCAGAAATTCTGTCCGTGAGGTTCCATTTTGGTGGAGAGTTCGTTCACATTGGGAAGGAGTTAGATTATGTTGGGGGTGACGAGGAGATTTCTGAGATTGAGAGAAAAAAGATGTCACTGCGGGAGGTGATTGGGTTCTTGAAGGATCACATGGAAGTGAAGGACTCAGTGAAATTGTATTTCTTGCTGCCCGGCAAGGATCTTGTGAATGGCTTGGTTTTCCTCTATGATGATGCAGGATGTGTGAACATGTCTGAGCAGATAACAGATGGACGTGTTGCAGACATCTATGTGGAGTATCATGCTGAGCAGGATATGGTGAGTATATCAAGTGGCAGTGATTTCGAAGATGAAATTGTGAGCTTAGGAGACAACGATGAGTCTGAAGTGCCAGAAGTTATAACTGCAGAGGATGAAGTGGCTGAAACTATAACTGTAGATGTTGATGAAAATGTGCCAGTTGTTGATGTTGATCAAATTGAACCAGAAGCAATGGTTGACAATGTATTAGTGCTAGATGACAATGGTGTTATCACTCAAGTGATGACAAGTCCTGGGAAGAGAATTAGGGGAAGAACAATTGTCCTGGAAAGCTCACAAGTAATGGCTGGAAGTGCACAAGTGATCAATCCATCACATCATAGCCAAGTACCAAACACAGTAGTTTGTCAAGATTTCGTACCGAGAGATGCTGGTAGTAGTGAGGAAAGAGGTGAAGATTATTCAGAATCTGAAGAAGATAGTGACTATGTGGCACATAGTGATGATAGTGGAGAGGAGTCAGAGGTTCTTGATATGAGGAAGAAAGCAAAACAGTTCAAGCGAAAAATGAGAGCTTCTCACATTTGGGTAGAAGGTAAAAATGCTACTGGAGCAGTTCCTATTGATCTGGTAGCTAATGTTGAGGAAGTGTTAGAAGATATTAACAAAGAAGCTGAATTTGAGTCCTCTGGTGAGGATTATTcttatgacgaggaagaagatgggAACCTTGTTAGGAGGAAGAGCAGATACCCAAAATTTGACCCTGAAAGTGAGGTTCCTCACTTCTGTTTGTCCATGGTTTTCAGGAGCAAAAATCAGCTTGTTAATGCAGTAAAAAGATATGGCCTTGTTACCAAAAGGAGTCTCTCTTTCAAGAAGTCAGAGGTGGATAGGGTGAGGGTGAAGTGTGATTGGCCAAACTGTCCTTGGTTACTTTATGCAGCTAAAACTACTAGATGCTCTAGATTTCAGATCATTACTTTTGATGATGAACATCACTGTGCACAGAACAGGGACAATCACTTGGTTACTGCCAAGGTTATAGCAAAGAAATACGAGCATTTCATACTAGCCAACCCAACATGGAAAATTGAGAGTATGAAGTCCACTGTACTCCAAGATTTCTTTGCTGATGTGTCAACTTCTAAGTGCAAGGCAGCAAAGAAAATAATCATGGACAAGTTACTCTGTGGAATGAAAGGAGAATACAGCAAAGTCTTTGATTATCAGCTAGAACTGCTAAGGAGTAATCCTGGAACAACAGTAGCTATTTGCCTTGATCCAACTATCATGGAACAAAATATTTTTCAGAGTTTTTATGTTTGTTTCAATGCACTGAAATTGGGCTTCAAAGCTGGTTGTAGAAAAGTCATTGGACTTGATGGTTGCTTTTTCAAAGGAGCATGTCAAGGTGAGCTTCTTTGTGCCATTGCAAGAGATGCAAATAATCAAATGTACCCTCTTGCTTGGGCTGTTGTTGAGCAAGAAACCTCAGACACTTGGGAATGGTTCCTTGGGCTCTTGATAAAAGATTTGGACATCAATGATAGTGGAGCAGGGTGGGTTTTTATTTCGGACAAGCAAAAG GGCTTACTCAAAAGCATGCAAACATACTTACCCAAAGCAGAACATAGAATGTGTGCTAGACACATATATGCAAATTGGAGAAAGAAATACAGGCATCATGAATTTCAGAAGATGTTCTGGGCAATTGCAAAGTCATGTAACAGAGAAGATTTCATGTACAACAAGGCAAAGCTTGCACAAAAAACTCCTGATGGTGCTAAAGATATCATGAAGACAGATCCGAAGCATTGGGCCAGATCCTTTTTTGAAGTTGGTGTAAAGTGTGAATCAGTGGATAATAACCTTTGTGAATCATTCAACCACGCAATCATTGATGCTAGATTCTACCCCATTGTCAGCATGCTTGAGAGGATCAGGGTGAAAGCCCTTGTAAGAATTCAAGAACAAAGAGAGAAGGGTGCAAAGATGCAAGGCACTATTTGCCCAGCCATCTTCAAGAAGCTCAAAGTCAGCATCAAAATGATGCAGTTTTTAGAAGTTATGTGGAATGGGAAGGATGGATTTGAAGTCAGGCATCTCAAAGGGAGACAAATACGATACACTGTGAATTTGCAGCAGAGATATTGTTCGTGTGGGTACTTTCAGTTGTCAGGGCTACCATGTTGTCATGCCATTACTGCCATCTATAAATGTGGCAAGACTATTGATGAATTCATTGACAACTGCTATTCGATAGAAGTATTCAACAAAATCTATGAGCACTGCCTTGAACCGGTTGAAGGAGAGGAGAAATGGCCAGTTTCATCAAAACCAAGGCCACAAGCACCTGGATATGTGAGGATGCCTGGAAGACCTAAGAAGAATGATAGAAGAAGGGAAGAAGGTGAAGCACCAAAAGGGAAAAAAATGAGCAAGGCAGGTATAATTATGACATGCTCATTTTGTGGTGTCAATGGGCACAACAAATCTGGTTGTGGCAAAAATCCCGAGAGGGGCAAGAAGAAAAATGCACATCTTGCTAAGTCTGGCAAGAAAATAAAGACAACAGAG CAAGCTCAAACAGATGCAGGAAAAGTAGCAGGTAATTCTACACAAGCAACATCTGGTATTTGTACACAGGCAGCGGGTAGTTTTGCAGAGAACGCACCAAATGCTTCTACCAACAAGTTCAAGCCTCCAAGACCTGCGGCACCAACGGTTCCTACCAGAACAAGTCCTAGAAAAGCACCATCCTCAACAACAAGAGCACCAACGGTTCCTACCAGGAAAAGTCCAAGAAGAGAAGCACAATCAGCAGTAGCTAGTTCAAGCAACCCACAAGGTGCTACTGCCGCTAGGAGAGGAAAAAAGAGACTTCTAAGTGGAAAATTGAAAGAGTACTTGACTGCATCTGGAAACTATTAA